A DNA window from Gigantopelta aegis isolate Gae_Host chromosome 4, Gae_host_genome, whole genome shotgun sequence contains the following coding sequences:
- the LOC121369965 gene encoding neuronal acetylcholine receptor subunit alpha-7-like — protein sequence MYTGIVLIPSGMCDVSSYRSNHNRLKEYLKNKPLIMDPPYYEPGSPLDILFQFGLVAILDIDEVKQVYTFIAYFEASWKDPELSWNASEFGNISAIQMDRNSVWTPNLFIGNGVDRLRVFNGLFDIRVESQGYITASTTNIFKVTCSINVYRYPFDSQTCGLRIATTEEEPWNFYAISLDLPLQELFATDNEWYLHDKSGVEARVWRSSTNSTLAGLHTFQIADFMMTLKRKYVFYIVTTIFPLFLLSILANIVFLLPASSGDKMSYLICILVLPHRVSELRERVDAQDIRLLVLVRALSFVRPVPLLSGYSRHVTGSTRIHQLATS from the coding sequence ATGTACACGGGTATTGTTCTGATACCGTCAGGCATGTGTGATGTGAGCAGTTACAGATCCAACCACAACCGTTTGAAAGAGTATCTGAAGAACAAGCCGCTAATAATGGACCCTCCGTATTACGAACCTGGTTCTCCTTTAgatattttgtttcaatttgGTCTGGTAGCTATTCTGGACATTGATGAAGTAAAACAAGTTTACACATTCATAGCATATTTTGAAGCTTCGTGGAAAGATCCTGAATTGTCCTGGAATGCGTCAGAGTTCGGTAACATCTCGGCGATACAGATGGATCGCAATTCAGTATGGACACCAAATCTTTTTATTGGTAATGGCGTAGATCGCCTTCGAGTTTTTAACGGATTGTTTGATATTCGTGTAGAGTCACAAGGCTACATTACGGCATCCACCACCAACATCTTCAAAGTAACCTGTTCCATAAACGTGTACAGATACCCATTTGACAGCCAGACATGCGGACTACGAATTGCCACCACAGAAGAGGAACCTTGGAATTTCTATGCTATATCTTTAGATCTGCCTCTGCAGGAACTATTTGCAACCGACAATGAATGGTACCTTCATGACAAGTCTGGAGTCGAGGCCAGAGTTTGGAGATCGAGCACAAACTCCACATTGGCAGGGTTACATACGTTCCAGATAGCCGACTTCATGATGACTCTGAAACGAAAGTATGTTTTCTACATCGTGACCACCATATTTCCACTGTTCCTGCTGTCGATCCTGGCAAATATTGTCTTCCTGCTGCCGGCGTCTTCTGGAGACAAGATGTCTTACCTCATTTGCATATTGGTGCTCCCACACCGTGTTTCTGAACTACGTGAACGAGTCGATGCCCAGGACATCCGACTCCTTGTCCTTGTTCGAGCTCTATCTTTCGTTCGTCCTGTCCCACTGCTGTCTGGCTATTCTCGCCACGTTACTGGTTCTACGCGCATACACCAACTGGCAACATCATGA
- the LOC121369964 gene encoding neuronal acetylcholine receptor subunit alpha-7-like, with amino-acid sequence MCNVTSYRSNHNRLKEYLKNKPLIMDPPIYEVGTRLSISLLFGLVAILDIDEVKQVYTFIAYFEASWKDPEVSWNATEFGNISEIQLDRNSVWTPTLFIGNGVDRLRVFDGLFDYRVESPGYIIVSTTDIFKVTCSINAYRYPFDSQTCGLRIVIPFQEPWDFHAMSLDLPLQELFATDNEWYLHGKSGVEARVWNSSGNARVTGPYTFQVADFMMTLKRKYVFYIVTTIFPLFLLSILASFVFLLPASSGDKMSYLISIFVSHTVFLNYVNESMPRTSNSLSLFELYLSFVLSHCCLAILATLLVLRAYTNWQHHDQSGNRVSSLSELTNILKPELFKVHNSSLMKPSVKKGNTSKGPRRTRCYMTLGAIFFVLFLTSAVVFPVILVVYL; translated from the coding sequence ATGTGTAACGTGACCAGTTACAGATCAAACCACAACCGTTTGAAAGAGTACCTGAAGAACAAGCCGCTCATAATGGATCCTCCGATTTACGAAGTTGGAACTCGTTTATCTATTAGCCTTTTATTTGGTCTTGTGGCTATTCTGGATATTGATGAAGTAAAGCAGGTTTACACATTCATAGCATATTTTGAAGCTTCGTGGAAAGATCCTGAAGTGTCCTGGAATGCGACAGAGTTCGGTAACATCTCGGAGATACAGCTGGATCGCAATTCAGTATGGACACCAACTCTTTTTATTGGTAATGGCGTAGATCGCCTTCGAGTTTTTGACGGATTGTTTGATTATCGTGTAGAGTCACCGGGCTACATTATAGTATCCACCACCGACATCTTCAAAGTAACATGTTCCATAAACGCGTACAGATACCCATTTGACAGCCAAACATGCGGACTACGAATTGTAATCCCATTTCAGGAACCCTGGGATTTTCATGCAATGTCTTTAGATCTACCTCTACAGGAACTATTTGCAACCGACAATGAATGGTACCTTCATGGCAAGTCTGGAGTCGAGGCCAGAGTTTGGAACTCGAGTGGAAACGCCAGGGTGACAGGACCGTACACCTTCCAGGTTGCCGATTTCATGATGACTCTGAAACGAAAGTATGTTTTCTACATCGTGACCACCATATTTCCACTGTTCCTGCTGTCGATCCTGGCGAGTTTTGTCTTCCTGTTGCCGGCGTCTTCTGGAGACAAGATGTCTTACCTCATTTCCATATTCGTGTCCCACACCGTGTTTCTGAACTACGTGAACGAGTCGATGCCCAGGACATCCAACTCCTTGTCCTTGTTCGAGCTCTATCTTTCGTTCGTCCTGTCCCACTGCTGTCTGGCTATTCTCGCCACGTTACTGGTTCTACGCGCATACACCAACTGGCAACATCATGACCAATCTGGAAATCGTGTATCCTCTCTGTCTGAACTCACCAACATTCTAAAACCAGAACTCTTTAAGGTTCACAACAGTTCCCTAATGAAACCTTCGGTCAAGAAGGGGAATACTAGCAAAGGACCGAGAAGGACACGTTGTTATATGACTCTTGGTGCCATATTTTTTGTGCTTTTCCTAACGTCTGCAGTCGTGTTTCCAGTAATACTTGTGGTGTATCTGTAA
- the LOC121369966 gene encoding neuronal acetylcholine receptor subunit alpha-7-like: MCDVTSYRSNHNRLKEYLKNKPLIMDPPYYEPDSHLDILFVFGLVAILDIDEVKQVYTFIAYFEASWKDPELSWNALEFGNISAIQLDRNSVWTPNLFIGNGVDRLRVFDGLFDIHVISQGYIKVSTTDIFKVTCSINVYKYPFDSQTCGLRITTTEEEPWNFYAMSLDLPLQELFATDNEWYLHGKSGVEARVWRSSTNSTLAGLHTFQIADFMMTLKRKYVFYIVTSIFPLFLLSILASFVFLLPASSGDKMSYLICIFVSHTVFLNYVNESMPRTSDSLSLFELYLSFVLSHCCLAILATLLVLRAYTNWQHHDQSGNRVSSLSELTDILKPEVFKVHNSSLMKPSVKKGNTSKGPIRTSCYMTLDAICFVLFLSSALVFPVILVAYL, from the coding sequence ATGTGTGACGTGACCAGTTACAGATCAAACCACAACCGTTTGAAAGAGTATCTGAAGAACAAGCCGCTAATAATGGACCCTCCGTATTACGAACCTGATTCTCATTtagatattttgtttgtatttggtCTTGTGGCTATTCTGGATATTGATGAAGTAAAGCAGGTTTACACATTCATAGCATATTTTGAAGCTTCGTGGAAAGATCCTGAATTGTCCTGGAATGCCTTAGAGTTCGGTAACATCTCAGCGATACAGTTGGATCGCAATTCAGTATGGACACCAAATCTTTTTATTGGTAATGGCGTAGATCGCCTTCGAGTTTTTGACGGATTGTTTGATATTCATGTAATATCACAAGGCTACATTAAGGTATCCACCACCGACATCTTCAAAGTAACGTGTTCCATAAACGTGTACAAATACCCATTTGACAGCCAGACATGCGGACTGCGAATTACCACCACAGAAGAGGAACCTTGGAATTTCTATGCTATGTCTTTAGATCTGCCTCTACAGGAACTATTTGCAACCGACAATGAATGGTACCTTCATGGCAAGTCTGGAGTCGAGGCCAGAGTTTGGAGATCGAGCACAAACTCCACATTGGCAGGGTTACACACTTTCCAGATAGCCGACTTCATGATGACTCTGAAACGAAAGTATGTTTTCTACATCGTGACTAGCATATTTCCACTGTTCCTGCTGTCGATCCTGGCGAGTTTTGTCTTTCTGCTGCCGGCGTCTTCTGGAGACAAGATGTCTTACCTCATTTGCATATTCGTGTCCCACACCGTGTTTCTGAACTACGTGAACGAGTCGATGCCCAGGACATCCGACTCCTTGTCCTTGTTCGAGCTCTATCTGTCGTTCGTCCTGTCCCACTGCTGTCTGGCTATTCTCGCCACGTTACTGGTTCTACGCGCATACACCAACTGGCAACATCATGACCAATCTGGAAATCGTGTATCCTCTCTGTCTGAACTCACCGACATTCTAAAACCAGAAGTCTTTAAGGTTCACAACAGTTCCCTAATGAAACCTTCGGTCAAAAAGGGGAATACTAGCAAAGGACCGATAAGGACTAGTTGTTATATGACTCTTGATGCTATATGTTTTGTGCTTTTCCTGTCATCAGCACTCGTGTTTCCAGTAATACTTGTGGCTTACTTGTAG